The following coding sequences lie in one Methylotuvimicrobium alcaliphilum 20Z genomic window:
- a CDS encoding RnfABCDGE type electron transport complex subunit D, with translation MFSKTLRISSSPHINKGVGVDVIMRNVAYALLPVTAFAVYAFGIDALLVILTSLIACVLTEHLLNKFSNRPSTISDGSAVITGLLLGLTLPPIFPLWMTFIGGVLAIALGKFVFGGLGYNAFNPALVGRAILQAAFPVAITTWHPAFLADRFTRVSESVLTFPFAKPVVDGISGATPLSAFKFDQVTTESADLALGLVSGSIGETSSVLIALGGLYLIARKMMNWRIPVAILGSVYVLSGILYWINPEIYPSPEFMLFSGGLMLGAVFMATDMVGSPITSLGVVIYGIFIGLLVVVIRIWGGLPEGVMYAILLGNALSPHIDRLIRPRVYGT, from the coding sequence ATGTTTAGCAAAACCCTACGTATCAGCAGTTCGCCCCATATCAACAAAGGGGTCGGCGTCGATGTGATCATGCGCAACGTGGCCTATGCGCTTCTGCCGGTTACGGCTTTTGCCGTTTATGCCTTCGGCATCGATGCGCTTTTGGTGATTCTCACCTCCCTGATTGCTTGCGTACTGACCGAGCATCTGTTGAATAAATTTTCCAACCGGCCGAGCACGATTTCCGACGGGTCCGCAGTTATTACCGGTTTGCTGTTGGGATTGACGTTACCGCCGATTTTTCCATTATGGATGACCTTCATCGGCGGCGTATTGGCGATTGCCTTGGGAAAATTCGTTTTTGGCGGTCTAGGCTACAATGCCTTTAACCCGGCTTTGGTCGGAAGAGCCATTCTACAAGCCGCCTTTCCAGTCGCTATCACGACTTGGCATCCGGCTTTTTTGGCGGACAGATTTACCCGCGTGTCCGAATCGGTGCTGACTTTTCCGTTTGCAAAACCTGTCGTCGACGGCATATCGGGCGCTACGCCGCTTTCTGCTTTTAAGTTCGATCAAGTTACCACGGAAAGCGCGGATTTGGCCTTGGGGCTTGTCAGCGGATCGATCGGAGAAACATCGTCCGTGTTGATCGCATTGGGCGGACTCTATTTAATTGCCCGCAAGATGATGAACTGGCGCATTCCTGTCGCTATTTTAGGCTCTGTTTATGTTTTAAGCGGCATTTTGTATTGGATTAATCCGGAAATCTACCCTTCTCCGGAATTTATGCTTTTCTCCGGCGGCTTGATGCTGGGGGCGGTATTCATGGCCACCGATATGGTAGGTTCCCCGATAACGTCATTGGGCGTCGTGATTTATGGCATCTTCATCGGGCTGCTTGTGGTCGTTATTCGTATTTGGGGCGGTTTGCCCGAGGGCGTGATGTACGCTATTTTATTGGGAAACGCGCTGTCTCCACACATCGACCGACTCATCCGTCCTAGAGTTTACGGGACCTGA
- the rsxC gene encoding electron transport complex subunit RsxC, whose protein sequence is MLKFSSNTFKHGVHPPEHKEDTNKLPVRQFPFPPLIVLPMQQHIGKPAQVIVREGQEVARGQLLAKADGYLSVPMHAPVSGIVRKIANVPVIGGQKASGIYLETFPFSGQEVVEGAPVPLSASPEAILQGIQDAGIVGLGGAAFPTHVKLKIPEGKFCEHLIINGIECEPYLTTDHRVMLEQADDIFTGIRYLLRVTDAKQVIIGIEANKKDAADHLADRIPDDLPVKVKVVPVKYPQGAEKMLITALLGKEVPSGGFPIDVHAVAVNVATTAEIGRLLPHGRGIQERVVTITGPGIKKKGNYLIPIGTPLRFVLEHVGAAENLSEVYMGGPMMGVSASDLDLSIVKGTSGIVVFGDENVKRSDKIYPCIKCGACVDACPISLNPSRLGILAKSEAYDTMAEEYHLMDCFECGSCSYVCPSNIPLVQYFRVAKGIVRKRKSAVAHV, encoded by the coding sequence GTGTTGAAATTTTCTTCAAATACTTTCAAGCATGGGGTTCATCCCCCGGAACACAAGGAGGACACGAACAAACTGCCCGTCCGGCAGTTTCCGTTTCCTCCGTTGATTGTCCTTCCGATGCAGCAACATATAGGCAAGCCGGCTCAGGTTATCGTACGCGAAGGCCAGGAGGTCGCGAGGGGACAGCTGCTGGCCAAGGCCGACGGCTATCTGTCGGTTCCGATGCATGCTCCGGTTTCCGGTATTGTCAGGAAAATCGCCAACGTCCCAGTCATCGGAGGTCAAAAGGCAAGCGGCATTTATCTTGAAACATTCCCTTTTTCCGGACAAGAAGTCGTGGAAGGCGCACCTGTTCCCTTGTCGGCAAGTCCGGAAGCCATTTTACAAGGCATCCAGGATGCCGGTATTGTGGGCTTAGGCGGGGCCGCATTCCCGACCCACGTCAAGTTGAAAATCCCAGAGGGTAAATTTTGCGAGCACTTGATCATCAACGGGATCGAATGCGAGCCTTATCTGACCACCGATCATCGAGTCATGCTCGAACAGGCCGATGATATTTTCACCGGCATTCGGTATCTTCTCAGAGTCACCGACGCCAAGCAGGTCATCATCGGCATCGAAGCCAACAAAAAAGATGCCGCCGATCATTTAGCCGATCGGATTCCTGACGATTTGCCGGTAAAAGTCAAAGTCGTACCGGTCAAATACCCTCAGGGCGCCGAGAAAATGCTGATTACGGCTTTGCTCGGCAAAGAGGTTCCTTCAGGCGGTTTTCCGATCGATGTTCATGCCGTAGCGGTCAATGTCGCCACGACGGCCGAAATCGGAAGATTATTGCCCCATGGCCGTGGCATTCAGGAAAGAGTGGTCACAATTACCGGCCCCGGAATCAAGAAAAAAGGCAATTATCTAATACCGATCGGGACGCCGCTACGCTTTGTATTGGAACACGTCGGAGCCGCAGAAAACCTCAGCGAAGTCTATATGGGCGGGCCAATGATGGGCGTTTCGGCCTCCGACTTGGATCTATCGATTGTCAAAGGCACATCCGGCATCGTGGTGTTCGGCGATGAAAATGTCAAAAGAAGCGACAAAATCTATCCGTGTATCAAATGTGGGGCCTGTGTCGATGCCTGTCCGATTTCTCTGAATCCTTCGCGATTGGGCATCTTGGCAAAATCCGAAGCTTACGACACGATGGCCGAGGAGTACCACCTAATGGATTGTTTCGAATGCGGCTCTTGTTCCTATGTGTGCCCATCCAATATTCCTTTGGTGCAATATTTCAGAGTGGCCAAGGGAATCGTCAGAAAAAGAAAATCGGCGGTTGCCCATGTTTAG